The genomic window GAAAGATCCGATATACCAAATATATTATCTCAAAGTGATATTTTTGTTTTGCCGTCCCGTTGGGAAGGTTTACCATTGACAATTATAGAAGCAATGATGGCGGGTTTGCCTGTTGTTGCTTCAAATGTTGGAGGAGTATCTGAATTAGTAGATAATGGAGTTACGGGTTTCCTCGTCCCACCAGGTAATGTTGAGGTATTTGTTGATGCTTTGAAAACTCTTGTTGATAATGAGAGTCTAAGACAAGAGATGGGGAAGGCTGGATTAAAGAAAGCTTTTGAGAAATTTAGTCTTGATAATATGCTTTCTAAAACAAATGAGGTTTATTGGGAAGTTTTGAGATCAAAAAAGCTCGTTGAAAATGTCAAAAGTGTCTGAAAGAATATTGGTATTTTTTGTAGATATTTTCTCTGTATTTCTTTCCTGGTCTATTTATTATATCGTTCGGGTTGAAAGTGGTTGGTTTTCTTATTATGTTAAGCCTGAATTTTGGGCTCCGATGATCGTCGTTTCTGTTTATTGGCTTGTAATTTTCTGGCTATTCGGATTATATCAACCTTGGTATGCAAAGTCAAGAATGGATGAAGTTTTCACTATTTTAAAAGCCGTGACATTCGGTGTCCTACTTCTTTTCTTCGCTATTTTTATTGATGATATATCAACAAATTCACCTGCGAACTCAAGATTACTAATTTTAATTTACTGGATCTTAGTGATGTTTTTCGTATCGGTTGGAAGAGTAAGTTTGCGAACTTTGCAACGGAAATTGCTTGAAAAAGGAATCGGAGCAAGAAATACTTTGATAGTTGGATTTAATGAAAAAGCGAAGGAAATCTACGAACTTTTAAAAAAATATCCAGCTCTTGGATATAAAGTCATTGGCTTTGTTAGAACCGACAAAAGAAAAGGCGGAGAATATAAAGATGTTAAGGTCCTTGGCTCAGTAGAAAGAATCAATGACATAATCAGAGAGTATGATGTTAAAGAAATCATCTTTGCCCTTGATTCATCAGAACATGAGAAACTTTTGGAGATAATTGGAAGATGCGAGGAAGAAGTTGGATTTAAAATTGTCCCCGACCTTTATGATGCCATAAGTGGTCAAGCTAGAACAAATCAAATTTACGGATTTCCACTTATTGAGATAATGCCTGAATTAATGAAGCCATGGGAAAAAGTCGCAAAAAGATTGATTGATATATTTATATCACTTACAGTTCTTGTTTTGGGATTACCGCTTTGGATTATAATTGCAATTTTGATAAAAATTGATTCAAAGGGACCAGTCATATATAAGCAAGAAAGAGTTGGTAAGGATGGCAAAATTTTTACGCTGTATAAATTCCGTTCAATGTTTGAAAATGCAGAAGCTATGACTGGACCAACCTGGGCTTCAAAAAATGATCCGAGGGTGACTCGGGTTGGAAGAATTTTAAGAAAACTGCATCTGGATGAAGTTCCGCAGTTTTTTAATGTTTTAAAAGGTGATATGAGCTTGATAGGACCTAGACCTGAAAGACCAGCTTTTGTTGAAAAACTTTCTAAAGAGATCCCGCTCTATAAACGAAGGTTGAAGGTTAAACCCGGTATAACTGGATGGGCACAGGTTAAATATAAGTATGATGAATCCATTGAGGATGTTAAAAAGAAATTGCAATATGATCTCTTTTACATTGAAAATATGTCGCTCAGGATGGATTTTAAAATAATTGTTCACACTATTTTACATATACTTTCTGGTAAAGGTCAAACTTAAAGGAGGAATTTATGGAAGTTCCTGTTTTTACACCTGTTAGACAATACTTAAACTTGAAAGAGGAAATTGATTTAGCTATTCAAAAGGTTTTAAACAGAGGTGATTTCATCCTCGGCGAAGAAGTTAGAGAATTTGAGCAAAAAGTTGCAGAATATCTTGGAGTTAAACATGCAATAGGTGTAGCTTCCGGAACAGATGCACTTCAAATTGCTTTGATGGCAATTGGTCTAAAGCCAGGAGATGAAGTTATAACAACTCCATTTACATTCATTGCAACCGCTGAAACAGTTGCCCTGCTTGGAGGTAAACCAGTTTATGTTGATATTGAAGAGAAGACATATAACATAAATCCAGATTTAATTGAGGAGAAAATCTCGGAGAAAACAAAGGCAATTATTCCTGTTCATCTTTATGGTCAACCTGCAGAGATGGAAAAGATCATTGACATAGCCAGAAGATATAATCTTTATGTAATTGAGGACTCTGCACAAGCTCTTGGCTCTGAATATAAAGGTAAAAAAGTTTGCACATTTGGAGACATCTCGTGTATAAGTTTTTTCCCAACTAAGAACCTTGGTGCATTTGGAGACGCGGGGATGATCGTCACAAACAATGATGAACTTGCAGAAAAGATGAAAATGATAAGAGTTCACGGAGCGAGGATTAGATATACCCATGAGATACTCGGTGTAAACAGTCGGCTTGATACTTTGCAGGCGAGCATCCTTCTTGTGAAATTTAAATATCTTGACAAATGGAATGAGAGAAGAATTCAAATTGCAAAAAAATATAACGATGGTTTAAAAGATATTGATTCTATACTTCTTCCGTATTCAGAACCATATAACAAGCACATATATCATCAGTACACAATTAGAACGAAATACAGGGATGAGCTTTCATCGTTTCTAAAGGAAAGAGGAGTTCAAACCGCAGTTCATTATCCGCTTCCCCTGCATCTTCAAAAAGTTTTCTCATATCTCGGCTATAAACAAGGTGATTTCCCCGTCGCAGAGAAGTGTGCAAAAGAAGTTTTATCGCTACCAGTATTTCCTGAATTAAAAGATGATGAAATTGACTATGTAATTGAATTAGTAAGAGAATTTTATCAAAAAATGAGGGATTAATCATTGATGAGGATTCTCGTTGTCATCCCGACCTACAATGAAGCAGAAAATATAAAGGAACTAATACCACAGATCTTGAAACAGAAGGAATCTATTCCATTCGGAGAAATTGATGTTCTTGTTGTTGATGATAATTCTCCAGATGGGACAGCAGATGTCGTTAGGGAACTTCAGAAAGAACACGGAGAAAGATTACATTTGATCGTAAGACCGGGAAAACTTGGGCTTGGGACCGCCTATGTTGAAGGCTTCAAGTTTGCTTTAAAGAACAATTACGATTTCGTTTTTGAGATGGATGCAGATTTTTCACATGATCCGAACGAGATACCTAAAATTTTGAAAGGAGCACTTGATAGTTATGATATGGTCATTGGATCAAGATACTCTCATGGCGTTTCTGTTATGAACTGGCCAATGAGTCGTGTTTTGTTAAGCTACTTCGCTAATGCTTACGCAAGAAAAATGACCGGCGTTCCCGTCAAAGATTTGACAAGTGGATTTAAATGTATGTCAAAAAAAGTTCTTGAGAAAATTGATCTTGATAAGATAAGGTCAAATGGTTACGCTTTTCAAATAGAGTTGACAGTTAAAGCTTACTATAAGGGTTTGAAAATTGTTGAGCATCCGATAATTTTCGTTGAGAGAAGATCTGGAGTATCAAAAATGAATAAGAAAATTGTTTTGGAGGCGTTCTTTATGGTTATTCGGCTTGCTTTTTTGAGGCTTTCAAAATTTTTTAGAAAAAAGAAAAATGGAAGTTGATCTTTCAATAATAATTGTCAATTACAATGTCAAAGATTTTCTTGAAAATGCCCTGATATCAATAAGAAACGCAACGGCTGGACTTAACACTGAGATTTTCGTTGTGGATAATGCAAGCGAAGATGGTAGCGTTGAAATGATAAGGCAGAAGTTTCCCGATGTTAAGCTAATTGCAAATTCTGAAAATCTTGGCTTTGCTAAGGCAAATAATCAAGCGTTGAAACTTGCAAAAGGTAAATATATCCTTTTGATAAATCCAGATACGATAGTTCAAGAGGATACTTTTAAAATCTTAATTTCTTTCTTTGAGACGCATCCTGAATGTGGTATGGCTGGATGTAAAGTTTTAAATCCTGATGGAACTCTCCAACTTGCCTGCAGAAGAAGTTTTCCAACTCCGTGGGTTGCTTTCACTAAAATGGTGGGGCTTTCCGCTTTATTTCCAAAAAGTAAAATTTTCGGTAGGTATAATCTCACATACCTTGATCCTAATGAGATCACGGAAGTTGACGCCGTGAGCGGTTCTTTTATG from Candidatus Kryptonium sp. includes these protein-coding regions:
- a CDS encoding glycosyltransferase, which produces ERSDIPNILSQSDIFVLPSRWEGLPLTIIEAMMAGLPVVASNVGGVSELVDNGVTGFLVPPGNVEVFVDALKTLVDNESLRQEMGKAGLKKAFEKFSLDNMLSKTNEVYWEVLRSKKLVENVKSV
- a CDS encoding undecaprenyl-phosphate glucose phosphotransferase is translated as MSKVSERILVFFVDIFSVFLSWSIYYIVRVESGWFSYYVKPEFWAPMIVVSVYWLVIFWLFGLYQPWYAKSRMDEVFTILKAVTFGVLLLFFAIFIDDISTNSPANSRLLILIYWILVMFFVSVGRVSLRTLQRKLLEKGIGARNTLIVGFNEKAKEIYELLKKYPALGYKVIGFVRTDKRKGGEYKDVKVLGSVERINDIIREYDVKEIIFALDSSEHEKLLEIIGRCEEEVGFKIVPDLYDAISGQARTNQIYGFPLIEIMPELMKPWEKVAKRLIDIFISLTVLVLGLPLWIIIAILIKIDSKGPVIYKQERVGKDGKIFTLYKFRSMFENAEAMTGPTWASKNDPRVTRVGRILRKLHLDEVPQFFNVLKGDMSLIGPRPERPAFVEKLSKEIPLYKRRLKVKPGITGWAQVKYKYDESIEDVKKKLQYDLFYIENMSLRMDFKIIVHTILHILSGKGQT
- a CDS encoding DegT/DnrJ/EryC1/StrS family aminotransferase, whose amino-acid sequence is MEVPVFTPVRQYLNLKEEIDLAIQKVLNRGDFILGEEVREFEQKVAEYLGVKHAIGVASGTDALQIALMAIGLKPGDEVITTPFTFIATAETVALLGGKPVYVDIEEKTYNINPDLIEEKISEKTKAIIPVHLYGQPAEMEKIIDIARRYNLYVIEDSAQALGSEYKGKKVCTFGDISCISFFPTKNLGAFGDAGMIVTNNDELAEKMKMIRVHGARIRYTHEILGVNSRLDTLQASILLVKFKYLDKWNERRIQIAKKYNDGLKDIDSILLPYSEPYNKHIYHQYTIRTKYRDELSSFLKERGVQTAVHYPLPLHLQKVFSYLGYKQGDFPVAEKCAKEVLSLPVFPELKDDEIDYVIELVREFYQKMRD
- a CDS encoding polyprenol monophosphomannose synthase; translation: MRILVVIPTYNEAENIKELIPQILKQKESIPFGEIDVLVVDDNSPDGTADVVRELQKEHGERLHLIVRPGKLGLGTAYVEGFKFALKNNYDFVFEMDADFSHDPNEIPKILKGALDSYDMVIGSRYSHGVSVMNWPMSRVLLSYFANAYARKMTGVPVKDLTSGFKCMSKKVLEKIDLDKIRSNGYAFQIELTVKAYYKGLKIVEHPIIFVERRSGVSKMNKKIVLEAFFMVIRLAFLRLSKFFRKKKNGS